Proteins encoded within one genomic window of Halodesulfurarchaeum formicicum:
- a CDS encoding V-type ATP synthase subunit D: MATDVTPTRKNLMRIEDRIDLSERGHDTLEQKRDGLIMEFMDILDQAQDVRADMETQYQDAQGKIDMARAMEGDVAVRGAAAAIREHPEITMESKNIMGVVVPQIESTKVRKDLNERGYGLLGTSGRIDETAEAFEDLLEQVVLAAEVETAMKKMLTEIETTKRRVNALEFTLLPDLYESKDYIESKLEEQEREEIFRMKKIKANKEAAEKEAEQAAAEAES; this comes from the coding sequence ATGGCCACAGACGTCACTCCCACCCGGAAGAACTTGATGCGGATCGAGGACCGCATCGACCTCTCCGAGCGGGGCCACGACACGCTCGAACAGAAGCGTGACGGCCTCATCATGGAGTTCATGGACATCCTCGACCAGGCCCAGGACGTGCGGGCGGACATGGAAACCCAGTACCAGGACGCCCAGGGGAAAATCGACATGGCCCGGGCGATGGAGGGCGACGTCGCGGTCCGCGGGGCCGCGGCGGCGATCCGGGAACATCCCGAGATCACGATGGAATCGAAGAACATCATGGGCGTGGTCGTCCCGCAGATCGAGTCCACGAAGGTTCGCAAGGACCTGAACGAACGGGGTTACGGCCTGCTGGGCACGAGCGGTCGAATTGATGAAACCGCCGAGGCCTTCGAGGACCTCCTGGAGCAGGTCGTCCTGGCCGCGGAGGTCGAGACCGCGATGAAGAAGATGCTCACGGAGATCGAGACCACCAAGCGCCGGGTCAACGCCCTTGAGTTCACCCTGCTCCCCGACCTTTATGAGTCCAAAGATTACATCGAGTCGAAACTCGAGGAGCAGGAGCGAGAAGAGATCTTCCGGATGAAAAAGATCAAGGCGAACAAGGAGGCCGCCGAGAAGGAAGCAGAGCAGGCGGCGGCCG
- a CDS encoding uroporphyrinogen decarboxylase/cobalamine-independent methonine synthase family protein, protein MTREQFRPPHHDHDHFLLKTVVGSYPQPDWLDYVRAGAEAGDLEPADREEAEDDATRAAILDQQHAGLDVITDGEMRREGMVDYFTNVITGYDAPDGEGDDADWNASMPRVTAEVSTAEPWLVADFEFADRVATRPVKVTMTGPFTLATFASPEVYDSIEDLALDFADLIAVEVRRLAEAGADWIQLDEPGLGMSPHGELAQECLSRVAAEVPDDVRFGTHVCSGNYSNLADEMAAFPVDELDLEFASPDADDPAEVFEGRDFEMDIGFGVIDTQSREAESVAEIEARIEEGLQYIPPEQLTVSPDCGLKPLEREPATTKLEHMVTAAANVEAALDAGDIEAAGTDRSENG, encoded by the coding sequence ATGACACGCGAGCAGTTCCGACCGCCACATCACGATCACGATCACTTCCTCCTGAAGACCGTCGTCGGGAGTTACCCTCAGCCGGACTGGCTAGACTACGTCCGGGCGGGCGCTGAGGCCGGGGACCTGGAGCCGGCCGACCGCGAGGAGGCCGAGGACGACGCGACCCGGGCTGCGATCCTCGACCAGCAGCACGCGGGCCTGGACGTGATCACGGACGGCGAGATGCGACGGGAGGGGATGGTCGATTACTTCACGAACGTGATCACGGGCTATGACGCCCCGGACGGCGAGGGGGACGATGCAGACTGGAACGCGAGCATGCCCCGGGTCACCGCGGAAGTCTCGACGGCCGAACCCTGGCTCGTCGCGGACTTCGAGTTCGCTGACCGCGTCGCCACCCGGCCGGTGAAGGTCACGATGACCGGCCCGTTCACCCTGGCGACGTTCGCGAGCCCGGAGGTCTATGACTCGATCGAGGACCTGGCGCTTGATTTTGCGGACCTGATCGCGGTGGAAGTCCGCCGGCTGGCCGAGGCCGGCGCGGACTGGATCCAGCTCGACGAACCCGGGCTGGGGATGTCCCCGCACGGCGAACTGGCCCAGGAGTGTCTCTCGCGGGTCGCCGCGGAAGTCCCCGATGACGTCCGCTTTGGGACCCACGTCTGCTCGGGCAACTATTCGAACCTGGCCGACGAGATGGCCGCGTTCCCCGTCGACGAACTCGACCTGGAGTTTGCCAGTCCCGACGCCGACGACCCCGCCGAGGTCTTCGAGGGCCGGGACTTCGAGATGGACATCGGTTTCGGCGTGATCGACACACAGTCCCGCGAGGCCGAATCCGTCGCGGAGATCGAGGCCCGGATCGAGGAAGGGCTGCAGTACATCCCGCCCGAGCAACTGACCGTCTCCCCGGACTGCGGGCTAAAGCCCCTCGAACGTGAGCCGGCGACCACGAAGCTCGAACACATGGTCACCGCCGCCGCGAACGTCGAGGCCGCACTCGATGCCGGTGACATCGAGGCCGCTGGGACGGACCGGTCCGAAAACGGTTAA
- a CDS encoding V-type ATP synthase subunit B: protein MKEYRTITDVSGPLVFVETDEPIGYDEIVEIETPDGEVKRGQVLETSGEVVAIQVMEGTEGIGRDASVRFLGETLKMPVTEGLLGRVLDGSGRPIDGGPEIVPDKRQDIVGAAMNPYAREYPREFIQTGISALDGMNTLVRGQKLPLFSGSGLPHNDLALQIARQATVPEEEESEGESEFAVVFGAMGITREEANEFINDFERTGALERSTLFLNLADDPAVERTITPRLALTTAEYLAFEKGYHILVILTDMTNYCEALREIGAAREEVPGRRGYPGYMYTDLAQLYERAGRIEGREGSITQIPILTMPGDDDTHPIPDLTGYITEGQIYVDRSLNSQGIEPPVDVLPSLSRLMDEGIGEGLTRKDHGDLSDQLYAAYAEGEDLRDLVNIVGREALSDRDNTYLDFADRFEDEFVDQGFDTDRSIEETLDIGWELVSMFPKAELNRIDEEFIEEYYREDVGEVEA, encoded by the coding sequence ATGAAGGAATATCGTACTATCACGGACGTGAGCGGCCCGCTGGTGTTCGTCGAGACCGACGAGCCGATCGGCTACGACGAGATCGTCGAGATCGAGACGCCGGACGGGGAGGTAAAGCGGGGACAGGTACTGGAGACATCCGGCGAGGTCGTCGCCATCCAGGTCATGGAGGGCACCGAGGGGATCGGCCGGGACGCGTCGGTTCGCTTCCTGGGTGAGACACTCAAGATGCCCGTAACCGAGGGGCTTCTCGGTCGTGTGCTGGACGGTTCGGGGCGGCCGATCGACGGCGGGCCGGAGATCGTTCCGGACAAGCGCCAGGACATCGTCGGCGCGGCGATGAACCCCTACGCCCGGGAGTATCCACGCGAGTTCATCCAGACGGGAATCTCCGCGCTGGACGGCATGAACACGCTCGTTCGTGGCCAGAAGCTGCCGCTTTTCTCCGGTTCCGGGCTCCCGCACAACGATCTCGCCCTGCAGATCGCTCGCCAGGCGACGGTGCCAGAAGAGGAGGAGAGCGAGGGCGAATCGGAGTTCGCCGTCGTCTTCGGCGCGATGGGAATCACGCGCGAGGAGGCAAACGAGTTCATCAACGACTTCGAGCGCACGGGCGCCCTTGAGCGCTCGACGCTCTTCTTGAACCTCGCGGACGACCCGGCAGTCGAGCGGACGATCACGCCACGCCTGGCCCTGACCACCGCGGAGTACCTGGCCTTCGAGAAGGGCTATCACATTCTGGTCATCCTCACGGACATGACCAACTACTGTGAGGCCCTGCGGGAGATCGGCGCGGCCCGCGAGGAGGTTCCGGGTCGACGTGGCTACCCCGGGTACATGTACACCGACCTGGCCCAGCTCTACGAGCGGGCCGGCCGCATCGAGGGCCGGGAGGGGTCGATCACCCAGATCCCGATTCTCACGATGCCCGGTGACGACGACACCCACCCGATCCCGGACCTCACGGGGTACATCACCGAGGGACAGATCTACGTCGATCGCTCGCTCAACTCCCAGGGTATCGAGCCACCGGTCGACGTGCTCCCGAGTCTCTCCCGGCTGATGGACGAGGGGATCGGCGAAGGACTCACCCGCAAGGACCACGGTGACCTCTCCGATCAGCTGTATGCGGCTTATGCGGAGGGCGAGGACCTTCGTGACCTGGTGAACATCGTCGGTCGCGAAGCGCTCTCGGATCGGGACAACACCTATCTCGACTTCGCGGACCGCTTCGAGGACGAGTTCGTCGACCAGGGATTCGACACCGACCGCTCCATCGAAGAGACCCTGGATATCGGCTGGGAGCTGGTGTCGATGTTCCCGAAGGCCGAACTCAACCGGATCGACGAGGAGTTCATCGAGGAGTACTACCGCGAGGACGTCGGCGAAGTCGAGGCCTAG
- a CDS encoding ATP synthase subunit A produces the protein MSDTTTAHGQINSVSGPVVTATGLDAQMNDVVYVGEEGLMGEVIEIEGDVTTIQVYEETSGVRPGEPVESTGEPLTVDLGPGLLDSIYDGVQRPLEILEAEMGAFLDRGVDAPGIDLDETWEFEPTVEEGDEVEPGDVVGIVEETVSIEHKIMVPPDYEGGEVTAVEAGTYTVDEPVVTLDNGEEVTMHQEWPVRTARPSAEKQTPTTPLISRQRILDGLFPLAKGGTAAIPGPFGSGKTVTQHQLAKWADADIVVYVGCGERGNEMTEVIEDFPELEDPISGNPLMARTTLIANTSNMPVAARESSVYTGITMAEYFRDMGYNVALMADSTSRWAEAMREISSRLEEMPGEEGYPAYLGSRLAQFYERAGYFENINGTEGSVSVIGAVSPPGGDFSEPVTQNTLRIVNVFWALDADLAERRHFPAINWNESYSLYRDQLDPWYEENVARDFPELRQWAIDTLDEETELQEIVQLVGKDALPEDQQLTLEIARYIREAWLQQNAFHDVDTSCTPEKTYRMLQAINTFDEAAFDALEAGVPVEEITDIESLPRLNRMNTSEDWEPFIEEVEEEITTQLEELY, from the coding sequence ATGAGTGACACAACGACAGCACACGGTCAAATCAACAGCGTGAGCGGTCCAGTCGTGACCGCCACGGGCCTCGACGCCCAGATGAACGACGTCGTATACGTCGGCGAGGAAGGGCTGATGGGCGAGGTCATCGAGATCGAAGGCGACGTGACGACGATCCAGGTTTACGAGGAGACCTCCGGGGTTCGACCGGGCGAACCGGTGGAGTCGACGGGGGAACCGCTCACGGTCGATCTGGGGCCGGGACTGCTCGACTCGATCTACGACGGTGTCCAGCGCCCCCTGGAGATCCTCGAAGCGGAGATGGGTGCGTTCCTCGACCGCGGGGTCGACGCCCCGGGGATCGACCTGGATGAGACCTGGGAATTCGAGCCCACCGTCGAGGAAGGCGACGAGGTCGAGCCCGGTGACGTGGTCGGGATCGTCGAGGAGACCGTCTCCATCGAGCACAAGATCATGGTGCCGCCGGACTACGAGGGCGGCGAGGTAACTGCCGTCGAGGCGGGCACCTACACCGTCGACGAGCCGGTCGTGACCCTGGACAACGGCGAGGAGGTCACGATGCACCAGGAGTGGCCGGTTCGGACCGCCCGGCCGAGTGCGGAAAAGCAGACGCCGACGACGCCGCTGATCTCCCGGCAGCGCATCCTCGACGGGCTCTTCCCGCTCGCGAAGGGCGGGACGGCGGCGATTCCGGGCCCCTTCGGTTCGGGAAAAACGGTGACACAGCACCAACTTGCGAAGTGGGCCGACGCCGACATCGTCGTCTACGTCGGCTGTGGCGAGCGCGGGAACGAGATGACCGAGGTCATCGAGGACTTCCCGGAGCTGGAGGACCCGATCTCGGGCAACCCGCTGATGGCTCGCACCACGCTGATCGCGAACACTTCCAACATGCCGGTCGCGGCCCGCGAATCCTCGGTCTACACGGGGATCACGATGGCCGAGTACTTCCGGGACATGGGCTACAACGTCGCCCTGATGGCCGACTCCACCTCCCGGTGGGCCGAGGCCATGCGCGAGATCTCCTCCCGGCTGGAGGAGATGCCGGGCGAAGAGGGCTATCCCGCCTACCTCGGTTCGCGGCTGGCCCAGTTCTACGAACGGGCCGGCTACTTCGAGAACATCAACGGGACCGAGGGCTCGGTCTCGGTCATCGGGGCGGTCTCGCCGCCCGGCGGTGACTTCTCCGAGCCGGTCACCCAGAACACCCTCCGCATCGTGAACGTCTTCTGGGCGCTCGACGCCGATCTCGCCGAGCGCCGGCACTTCCCGGCGATCAACTGGAACGAGTCCTATTCGCTGTATCGCGACCAGCTCGACCCCTGGTACGAGGAGAACGTGGCCCGGGACTTCCCGGAGCTTCGACAGTGGGCGATCGACACGCTCGACGAGGAGACCGAACTCCAGGAGATCGTGCAGCTCGTGGGCAAGGACGCTCTGCCGGAGGACCAGCAACTCACCCTGGAGATCGCCCGGTACATCCGGGAGGCCTGGCTCCAGCAGAACGCGTTCCACGACGTGGACACCTCCTGTACGCCGGAGAAGACCTACCGAATGCTACAGGCGATCAACACCTTCGACGAGGCCGCCTTCGACGCCCTGGAGGCCGGCGTGCCCGTCGAAGAGATCACCGACATCGAGTCGCTGCCTCGACTCAACCGGATGAACACGTCCGAGGACTGGGAGCCGTTCATCGAGGAGGTCGAGGAGGAAATCACCACGCAACTCGAGGAGCTGTACTGA
- a CDS encoding V-type ATP synthase subunit F, whose amino-acid sequence MSQEIAVIGAPEFTTGFRLAGVRIFENVRDGEKDDRLDDAVEAVYDREDVGIIIMHAEDLDHLSANTRQIVSESIEPTFVTLGGGAAGATGLREQIKRAIGIDLMDEEDSQ is encoded by the coding sequence ATGAGCCAGGAGATCGCCGTCATTGGGGCCCCCGAGTTCACGACCGGCTTCCGGCTGGCCGGGGTCCGAATCTTCGAGAACGTCAGGGACGGGGAGAAAGACGATCGCCTCGACGACGCCGTCGAAGCGGTTTACGATCGGGAGGACGTCGGCATTATCATCATGCACGCCGAGGACCTCGATCACCTCTCCGCGAACACCCGGCAGATCGTCTCCGAGAGTATCGAACCGACCTTCGTCACGCTCGGAGGCGGGGCAGCGGGCGCGACGGGCCTGCGCGAACAGATCAAACGCGCGATCGGTATCGACCTGATGGACGAGGAGGATTCCCAATGA
- the ahaC gene encoding ATP synthase A1 subunit C, with the protein MTNRSANYEYVVARVRHRRASLFAEEDYRKLLGMGLGGIARFMEESPYQAEINDLGARYSGVQLIEYALNRNLARAFDDLLRFSEGELYELVARYLRKFDAWNLKTVLRGRFSDAEDEEIEENLIDAGELEPEFLDRLIAAPDIEAIVEIIEETTFGDAVVEAYPDYEETGLLTPLENAIDRAYYEGLLEDQIPDEGPMALYAEFLRTEIDFRNVRNVLRIVRSGAEIDPREYFIEGGQLFDSEEIAQLATDQDQLITHLRESRYGKHLGPAIDSLDAEANLTQFERALDEALLSFADRLSHVYPLSVCPVLAYILAKEREVDNIRAIAHGKETGLDRSTIENELVML; encoded by the coding sequence ATGACGAACCGCTCGGCCAACTACGAGTACGTCGTCGCCCGCGTTCGGCACCGACGTGCCTCCCTGTTCGCCGAGGAGGACTATCGGAAGCTACTCGGGATGGGACTGGGCGGCATCGCCCGTTTCATGGAGGAGTCCCCCTACCAGGCCGAGATCAACGATCTCGGGGCTCGGTACAGCGGCGTCCAGTTGATCGAGTACGCCCTGAACCGGAACCTCGCCCGGGCGTTCGACGACTTGCTCCGGTTCTCGGAGGGAGAACTGTACGAACTGGTGGCCCGGTACCTGCGGAAGTTCGACGCCTGGAACCTGAAGACGGTCCTCCGGGGTCGGTTTTCCGACGCCGAGGACGAGGAGATCGAGGAGAACCTCATCGACGCCGGCGAACTCGAACCGGAGTTTCTGGACCGCCTGATCGCGGCCCCCGACATCGAGGCCATCGTCGAGATCATCGAGGAGACGACCTTCGGTGACGCGGTCGTCGAGGCCTACCCCGATTACGAGGAGACTGGGCTGCTCACACCCCTGGAAAACGCGATCGACCGGGCGTACTACGAGGGCCTGCTGGAGGACCAGATCCCGGATGAGGGGCCGATGGCGCTCTACGCCGAGTTCCTCAGGACCGAGATCGACTTCCGGAACGTGCGAAACGTCCTCCGAATCGTCCGCTCCGGCGCGGAGATCGACCCTCGCGAGTACTTCATCGAGGGTGGCCAACTTTTCGACAGCGAGGAGATCGCACAGTTGGCGACCGACCAGGACCAGTTGATCACCCACCTCCGGGAGAGCCGATACGGCAAGCATCTCGGGCCGGCGATCGACTCCCTCGATGCCGAGGCCAACCTCACCCAGTTCGAACGGGCACTCGACGAGGCGCTGCTCTCCTTTGCGGATCGTCTCTCGCATGTCTACCCGCTTTCGGTCTGTCCGGTCCTGGCCTACATCCTCGCCAAGGAGCGTGAAGTGGACAACATTCGGGCTATCGCCCACGGCAAGGAGACCGGACTTGACCGGTCGACGATCGAGAACGAACTGGTGATGCTATGA
- a CDS encoding V-type ATP synthase subunit E, with protein sequence MSLDTVVADIREEAEDQAEQILADAEAEAEAIRAEAETEAAEIHETAEAEAENEIARLREQRLSSAKLEAKQQRLEARRDVLGTVRERVEDAIEDLPEADRRELTEALLADAVTEFDEAAVYCRAEDESLVEDLLEDYDGFELAGETDCLGGVVLEGSDGRIRVDNTFDSTLETVWDEHLKELSDVLFEEQ encoded by the coding sequence ATGAGTCTTGATACGGTCGTCGCGGACATCCGGGAGGAAGCCGAGGATCAGGCCGAACAGATCCTCGCTGATGCCGAGGCGGAGGCCGAGGCCATCCGGGCCGAGGCCGAGACCGAGGCGGCGGAGATCCACGAGACGGCCGAAGCCGAAGCCGAGAACGAGATCGCTCGCCTTCGCGAGCAACGTCTCTCGAGCGCGAAACTCGAGGCCAAACAGCAGCGACTCGAGGCCAGACGGGACGTGCTGGGGACGGTTCGCGAGCGGGTCGAGGACGCGATCGAGGACCTGCCCGAGGCGGACCGTCGCGAACTCACGGAGGCGTTGCTGGCCGACGCCGTCACGGAGTTCGACGAGGCTGCTGTCTACTGCCGGGCCGAGGACGAATCGCTCGTCGAGGACCTCCTCGAGGACTACGACGGGTTCGAACTCGCCGGCGAGACTGACTGTCTCGGCGGTGTGGTGCTCGAAGGCAGCGACGGACGGATCCGGGTCGACAACACCTTCGACTCGACCCTGGAGACTGTCTGGGACGAGCACCTGAAAGAGTTGAGTGACGTGCTCTTCGAGGAGCAATGA
- a CDS encoding F0F1 ATP synthase subunit C has protein sequence MLEALTNVAGLLAQELISPTAAAALAVGLATIGAGMAERSIGAAAMGAIAEDEDLFGQGLILTVIPETLVILALVTIFVV, from the coding sequence ATGCTAGAAGCACTCACAAACGTCGCCGGTCTACTCGCACAGGAACTGATCTCCCCGACGGCTGCTGCCGCGCTGGCAGTCGGGCTTGCAACAATCGGTGCCGGGATGGCCGAGCGCAGTATCGGGGCCGCCGCGATGGGGGCCATCGCCGAGGACGAGGACCTCTTCGGGCAGGGCCTGATCCTGACGGTCATTCCCGAGACGCTGGTGATTCTGGCACTCGTCACGATCTTCGTGGTCTAA
- a CDS encoding V-type ATP synthase subunit I — translation MLRPERMSKVSVAGSTQVIEPVIEAIHDLELVHLSEYEGQIEGFETGAPLSGAESAADQLVTVRSLQSMLDIEGAAVDQKRILDRETVPDRLESIRETVTDLDDRRSEIRSELTRVRDEMDSVDPFVDLGIDFDLLRGYENLSVMVGTGDREAVEDTLADAEEIEAFEVFAGTDVLAVFAYPSEPSLEDALVGVEFTEYEIPDGEGEPEAYLEQLEARQAELEADLESVEADLDAAREEHAEFLLAVEEALSIDVQKGEAPLRFATTEHAFVAEGWLPAEEFETFETAVSEAASGRVAIDQMEVAEHGEYVPTHDDHEADGEEPTAESPAEDVAADGGNVELESGDSPPVVLDNPAFAKPFELLVKAINRPTYWELDPTIPILLTFPIMFGFMIGDLGYGALYAGIGYLIVSRVDSDGLRSLGGIAVWAGVFTMLFGVLYGEIFGLHGLGDVVWGGHPPLHKGLQPNFLAYAQAWLFLSLFVGLFHLTAGYVFGFVNLLGHGLKDAFLEKGSWVVLMGGMWLWIFSTHAAGAKPDLLYTVFNRAGATIPSGTTLTADQVAFGLGFGGFPETVGLVGLALAGIGLTLLLLGEGGIGALESLNVLVNVLSYTRIAAVLLAKAGMAFVVNLLFFGAYQDPEGLFHFLVIGGHAHAPEGASVLFEGLVNMGPIGWLGGLLVLFVGHLLVLALGITSAGLQAVRLEYVEFFGKFYEGGGANYNPFGYTRRYTTTD, via the coding sequence ATGCTCAGACCTGAGCGAATGAGCAAAGTCTCGGTGGCGGGCTCGACCCAGGTCATCGAGCCGGTCATCGAAGCCATCCACGACCTCGAACTCGTCCACCTCTCGGAGTACGAAGGCCAGATCGAGGGCTTCGAGACGGGGGCCCCGCTCTCGGGGGCCGAGTCCGCGGCGGATCAACTGGTCACCGTTCGGTCCCTGCAGTCCATGCTCGACATCGAGGGGGCAGCGGTGGACCAGAAGCGGATCCTCGACCGGGAGACCGTTCCCGACCGTCTGGAGTCGATCCGGGAGACGGTGACGGACCTGGACGATCGTCGCTCGGAGATCCGATCGGAGCTTACCCGGGTCCGGGACGAGATGGACTCGGTCGACCCCTTCGTCGATCTGGGGATCGATTTCGATCTCCTCCGGGGCTACGAGAACCTCTCGGTGATGGTCGGCACGGGTGATCGCGAGGCCGTCGAAGACACGCTCGCGGACGCCGAGGAGATCGAGGCCTTCGAGGTCTTTGCCGGGACGGACGTGCTCGCGGTCTTTGCCTACCCCAGCGAGCCGTCCCTGGAGGACGCCCTGGTCGGGGTGGAGTTCACGGAGTACGAGATTCCGGACGGCGAGGGCGAACCCGAGGCCTACCTGGAGCAGCTCGAAGCACGGCAAGCGGAGCTCGAAGCCGACCTCGAATCGGTCGAAGCCGACCTCGACGCGGCTCGCGAGGAACACGCCGAGTTCCTTCTGGCCGTCGAGGAGGCCCTGAGTATCGACGTTCAGAAGGGGGAAGCGCCGCTGCGGTTCGCGACGACCGAGCACGCCTTCGTGGCCGAGGGCTGGCTCCCGGCCGAGGAGTTCGAGACCTTCGAGACCGCGGTCAGTGAGGCGGCTTCGGGACGGGTCGCGATCGACCAGATGGAGGTCGCCGAGCACGGCGAGTACGTGCCCACACACGACGACCACGAAGCTGACGGCGAAGAACCCACTGCGGAGAGCCCGGCCGAGGACGTGGCCGCGGACGGTGGCAACGTCGAACTCGAATCCGGGGACTCCCCGCCGGTGGTCCTCGATAATCCCGCCTTCGCCAAGCCCTTCGAACTGCTCGTCAAGGCGATCAACCGACCGACCTACTGGGAACTCGACCCGACGATCCCGATCCTGCTCACCTTCCCGATCATGTTCGGCTTCATGATCGGCGACCTGGGCTACGGTGCGCTCTATGCCGGTATCGGGTACCTGATCGTCTCGCGGGTCGACAGCGACGGACTCCGGAGCCTGGGCGGGATCGCCGTCTGGGCCGGCGTCTTCACGATGCTCTTTGGCGTGCTCTACGGCGAGATATTCGGGCTCCACGGGCTCGGTGACGTGGTCTGGGGTGGCCACCCGCCGCTCCATAAGGGACTCCAGCCGAACTTCCTGGCCTACGCACAGGCCTGGCTGTTCCTGAGTCTCTTCGTCGGGCTCTTCCACCTGACAGCGGGCTATGTCTTCGGGTTCGTCAACCTGCTGGGCCACGGGCTCAAGGACGCCTTCCTGGAGAAGGGCTCCTGGGTCGTCCTGATGGGCGGCATGTGGCTGTGGATCTTCAGCACTCACGCCGCCGGCGCGAAGCCCGACCTGCTCTATACGGTTTTCAACCGAGCCGGCGCGACGATCCCGTCGGGCACGACGCTCACCGCCGATCAGGTGGCCTTCGGCCTCGGATTCGGTGGGTTCCCCGAGACTGTGGGGCTGGTCGGGCTGGCGCTGGCCGGAATCGGCCTGACGCTTTTGCTCCTGGGTGAGGGCGGTATCGGCGCGCTGGAGAGTCTCAACGTGCTGGTGAACGTGCTCTCCTACACCCGGATCGCGGCCGTCCTGCTCGCGAAGGCCGGGATGGCCTTCGTGGTGAATCTGCTCTTCTTCGGGGCCTACCAGGACCCCGAGGGTCTGTTCCACTTCCTGGTGATCGGCGGGCACGCCCACGCGCCCGAGGGGGCGTCAGTCCTCTTCGAGGGCCTGGTCAATATGGGCCCGATCGGCTGGCTGGGCGGCCTCCTCGTGCTGTTCGTCGGGCACCTCCTGGTGCTCGCGCTGGGCATCACGAGCGCCGGTCTCCAGGCCGTTCGCCTGGAGTATGTTGAGTTCTTTGGGAAGTTTTATGAAGGCGGTGGGGCGAACTACAACCCGTTCGGATACACCCGCCGGTATACGACTACGGACTGA
- the ahaH gene encoding ATP synthase archaeal subunit H: MPRPEVLESIKAAESDAEERVAAAREEAEEILAQARRDAEEIVSEAESEARAHREEELEAAREAVESEREEILEAGAEEREQLKADAEAHIEDAVDLALERFTEAVHAQT; this comes from the coding sequence ATGCCGAGGCCAGAGGTTCTCGAATCGATCAAGGCGGCTGAATCGGACGCCGAGGAACGCGTCGCCGCCGCCCGGGAGGAGGCCGAGGAGATTCTCGCCCAAGCCAGGCGCGACGCCGAGGAGATCGTCTCCGAGGCGGAATCCGAGGCCCGGGCGCACCGGGAGGAAGAACTCGAGGCGGCTCGCGAGGCGGTCGAATCCGAGCGCGAGGAGATCCTCGAAGCCGGCGCCGAGGAGCGCGAACAACTGAAAGCGGACGCCGAGGCCCACATCGAGGACGCCGTGGACCTCGCACTCGAACGGTTCACGGAGGCGGTGCATGCTCAGACCTGA
- a CDS encoding methyltransferase domain-containing protein, with protein sequence MGVLEDKTRARYFYKYLSKVYDRVNAFVFTEPMRAEALELLDLEPTDRVIDVGCGTGFGTEGLKQTTDNILGVDQSPHQMAKARERLDERELLGFTMGDAENLPVRSNTFDHAWSSGSIEYWPNPVQGLAEMRRVVKPGGRVVVVGPYYPDSWIGRRIVDAIMLFYDEAEAEEMFQAAGFEETRHEVVGSKYKSNLAIVSVGVVPEH encoded by the coding sequence ATGGGCGTCCTGGAGGACAAGACCCGAGCGCGGTACTTCTACAAGTACCTCTCGAAGGTGTACGACCGGGTCAACGCGTTCGTCTTTACCGAACCGATGCGCGCGGAGGCGCTGGAACTGCTCGATCTGGAACCGACAGACCGGGTCATCGACGTGGGCTGTGGCACCGGTTTCGGCACCGAGGGGCTCAAGCAGACGACTGATAACATCCTGGGCGTCGACCAGAGCCCCCACCAGATGGCAAAGGCCCGGGAACGCCTGGACGAGCGCGAGCTACTCGGGTTCACCATGGGCGACGCCGAGAACCTCCCCGTCCGGTCGAACACCTTCGATCACGCCTGGTCCTCCGGCTCGATCGAGTACTGGCCCAACCCCGTCCAGGGGCTGGCCGAGATGCGCCGGGTCGTCAAACCGGGCGGACGGGTCGTGGTCGTCGGCCCGTACTACCCCGACTCCTGGATCGGCCGGCGGATCGTGGACGCGATCATGCTCTTCTACGACGAGGCAGAAGCCGAGGAGATGTTCCAGGCCGCCGGGTTCGAAGAGACCCGCCACGAGGTCGTCGGCTCGAAGTACAAGTCAAACCTCGCCATCGTCTCCGTCGGCGTCGTCCCCGAGCACTGA